The sequence below is a genomic window from Desulfopila inferna.
TTTCGAGCAGTCTCCCAAGTTCACTACTCCTTCGGCGACTGACCACAGGCGGTCTTGGCGCCTTCGGCGATCTCCTCCGGAGTCAGGTCCCTGGTGTGGGTGGCAAGGCTCCAGCTGTAACCGAACGGATCCAGCACCGAACCCATGCGGTCTCCCCAAAACATCTCCTCAACAGCCATCTGGACTTCAGCGCCTGCATCAACCGCAATTTTGAAGGCTTCGTCAACCTTTTCAACATACAAATAAAAACTGACGGGAGAGCCACCGAAGGTCTCAGCGCTCTTACAGTCATACTGCGGATTTTCTTCGCCCAACATGATGATCGAGGATCCAATCTTGAGTTCGGCGTGCATCACCCCTTTGCCGTCCGGTCCCGGCATGACGAAACGCTCTTCGGCGCCGAAGGCTTCTTTATAGAATTCGATGGCCTTGCGGGCATCCTTGAACACGAACATCGGTGTCAGGCTTTTGTATCCTTCCGGGATTGGTTCTACCATGATCTTGCCTCCTTATTGGCGGGTGAAATCTCATGTCCCCCGATTAAGTTCTTCGTTAAAAGTGCTTACTACAGGGTAGTAACCCTAGAGTAAAGTTAGGTTTTCTTGTCTGAATTGCAATAAGCGGAAGGAAAATCCGTAAAAGTTTTACAGCGAGCAGGGGGGGCCGGGGCACCAGTGTCAGGCTTGACGGAAAACATTCTTATCCCGTCCCCGTGGTAACTGCTGATAAGCTGAGTTAAAGATCTTAAGGCAGGACGAACCGGACTCTCAGGTAGTAGCTGCGGTCGCCTGGTGTGGTCTGGGCACGGTAGGTCGAGCGCGCGCTTCAGCGTCTAAGTCCCAGCGACCGCCGCGAATCAGGTGGTTCGAGGCTGAAGCATCACCTGAGTGATCTGTTGTCTTTTATCATGCTGTCTGCAATCATGTTTTTGCAAGACTTTCCCCTGTCTTAAAATTGACCACCAGCGGAACATCCAGAGGCAGGGCCGACTCCATGGCCTCACCGATGATTCCTGTAGCTTCTTCGACTTCATGGTGCGGCAGTTCGAAGACAAGCTCATCATGAATCTGTAGGAGCAGACTGGCCTGCAGTCTTTTTTCGGCAATCACCTTTTCAACTTCTATCATGGCCAGCTTGATGATATCCGCGGCGGTTCCCTGAATCGGAGTGTTCAAGGCGATTCGTTCTGCAAACTCGCGCAAGTTCTTATTTTTCGAATTAATTTCGGGAACAAGCCGGCGCCGCTTGCACAGGGTTGTGACAAAGCCGTCCCTGCGTGCCTGTTCCTTGATCTCCTCCATAAACCGCTCCACTCCGCTATAATGGGCAAAATATCGGTCGATAAAGAGCTGAGCCTCCTTTCTGCTCAGGCCCAACTGGTTCGCCAGACCGAAGCTGCTCATGCCGTAGACGATGCCGAAGTTTATACTTTTGGCGACACGGCGCATTTCCGGGGCGATAAATAACGGATTGGAGAAGATTTCCCGGGCCGTGCTCTCGTGTATGTCCAATCCGTTATTGAAAGCATGGAGCAACGCCTCATCTTGAGAATAGTGGGCCAGGACGCGAAGATCTATCTGAGAATAGTCAGCCGAGAGAAATAATTTCCCCTTTTCGGGCACAAAGGCCTGACGAATGCGGTTGCCGTCTTCCGAGCGAATCGGGATATTCTGGAGATTGGGATTGCTGCTTGACAATCTTCCGGTCGCGGTGATGGTCTGGTTGAAGGAGGTGTAAATCCTGCCGGTTTTCTCATCGATCAGAGATCCCAGTTTTTCAACATAGGTTGATTGCAGTTTGGCAACAGTGCGGTACTCCACAATTTTAGCGGGAAGAGCATGCTTGAGCGCGAGTTTTTCCAGTACCTTCACATCCGTCGAGTAGCCTGTTTTGGTTTTGCGGCCCGAAGGAAGCTGCAGCTTTTCGAAAAGGATTTCTCCCAGCTGTTTGGGTGAGTTCACATTAAAATCCTCTCCGGCCATTTGGCAGATTTCCTGCTCAAGGGAATCGATTTTTTGCTGGAATTCTACAGAGAGCGCCTGAAGTGCAGCAGAATCGAGGCAGATCCCCCTT
It includes:
- a CDS encoding VOC family protein, with the protein product MVEPIPEGYKSLTPMFVFKDARKAIEFYKEAFGAEERFVMPGPDGKGVMHAELKIGSSIIMLGEENPQYDCKSAETFGGSPVSFYLYVEKVDEAFKIAVDAGAEVQMAVEEMFWGDRMGSVLDPFGYSWSLATHTRDLTPEEIAEGAKTACGQSPKE